In Methanomassiliicoccales archaeon, the genomic window GATGAGCGTCGTCTATGGTCCAGTGAGATCCTGGAAAATCGGAACATATCTTGGAGTTGATCCCATCTGCATTAGTCCAAAAGTCTGCAGCCTCAACTGCATCTATTGCGAGCTAGGTGAAGGAGGAATCCTTGGCGAGCAGAAGTGCCAGTTCATTCAGACAAAGGTACTGATGGAGGAGCTTGAACACAAGAGAATGGACGAAGTCGATCTCATCACTTTTTCGGGAACAGGAGAGCCCATGCTTGCCTCGAATCTTAAGGAAATGGCGGAGGCCATCAAGGCGAGGAAGAATGTGTCCCTGGCGATCCTGACCAACTCCTGTCACTTCCTCAACAACGGGAGCATGGAAGCCCTGGAACCGTTCGACATCGTGATTGCTAAATTGGATGCTGCCACCGGGGAGACATTCAACAAAGTCAATCGGCCTCACAGTTCGATCAGCTTTGAAAGGGTGTTGGAAGGGATTCGAATGGCGGCTGCCGAATTCCCTGGGAGTTTCAGACTTCAGCTGATGTTCATGGAGGCCAACAAGAACGAGGTTGATCAGTTGGGGGACTTATGCAATGAGATTGATCCAGACGTCATATATCTGAACACGCCTTTGAGAAGGTGCGGAATCTCACCCTTGAAAGAAGCTGATATGCAAGAGATAAGGAAGCATTTCAGGGATTTCAGATTACAAAGCGTATTCTAGTCCTGGAGATACCCAAGGTCATTCTCCATTAATCATTCTCGATCAAGTATCTCTAAGAAATAAGCGCTGTATAGTGGAGAAATGGGATTATGGCCGGACATTCTGTCCTTCACCACGAGAGTGCTTACAGGAGCATCTGAGTGCTGGGTGAAGAGTATGTCATGGCCTATGCACAAGCCAACGATGAGGTTGAGCTCTGTCCCAGCCCGATTCAGCATTTCAGCCTGCATAATTGGGTTGCAGCCTTTCTCCTCCCCTTCCCGTATATACGATTCTCGAGGGATCCCCAGCTCCTCTTTTTCCACTGAAAAACACTTGCACATGATCGATGCCACGTCAAGGCCACCTTTTTCAATGATTTTGCATATCTTTCCTGCCTCCCAGACAAGTCCGGCGCAGAAGGCCACGCCCACTCTTTCCAAGCCAAGTTCTTTGCAGAAGGCAATGACTTCCGCAATCCGAGGGCGAATTGGGGTGATAGCTCCATCGATCTCCCTGTAGGTCTCCTTCTCGATCTTGGATGCGACAAGGTACATTGGGGCGACCTTTTCCTCAAGGTACCTGGATACTATCTCGCTCTCATCGATGCCCTCCTTTAGGATTGGGCAATTGGGATTGATGGGCTCTTCTCCGCTCCGGCATTCATTTCGACCGCATCTATCGCATCTGGGGTAGTCCATATTCTCAACCTTTTCTTGGAATCGGAATCGTATTTTAAAACCTGTTCCCCGTACAAGATAGCTCAAGCTTGGGCAGGATGATATTAAAAAATGAAAAACGGAGTAAGTGGTTTCTTCACAAGCTGACGAGCTTCAGGAGCCTCTCCCACCGTTCATCTAAGTTCTTCTGGATATCCTCGATGACAGGTGTCCACTCCTCTTTAAGAAGATGTCGGAAACGACCCTGAGTCTTGAGGTAATCGATAACCGGCTTCTTCTCCTTCTTGCCCTCGGCGATTCGCTTGCTCTCCGCAGTGAGCTCATACTCCCCGTTCTCAAACTCGTAAAGAGGCCAAACGCATGTCTCCACCGCGAGCTTGGCGATCTGTATGGAATCGGCCGAGTCATAGCGCCATCCCCTTGGGCACGGCGATATGGTGTTGATGAAGGCGGGACCCTCAACCTCGAAACCCTTCTGCGCCTTGGTTATCAGGTCCTTCCAGTTGTGAGGTGAGGCCTGTGCTGCGTAGGGTATGTCATGAGCGATGATAATCCGGGTAAGGTCCTTGGGGAATTCCTTCTTGCCCGGTATGCATGTACCAGCTGGACAGGTCGTGGTCTGAGCACCCAATGAGGTGGCTCCGGACCTCTGGATACCGGTGTTCATATAGGCCTCATTGTTGAAACAGACATAGAGGAAGTTGTGTCCTCTCTCCACCGCGCCGGACAAGGCTTGAAGGCCGATGTCGTAGGTTCCGCCATCGCCCCCAAAGGTCACGAAGCGAATATCCTCGGTCACCTTCCCTGTGCGCTTGAGGACGCGGTATGCGCTCTCCACACCTGCCACTGTGGCTGCCGCATTCTCGAAGGCGGTATGGATCCACGGAACCGCCCACGCAGTGTAAGGATATACGGTAGTTGAAACCTCGAAACAGCCTGTCGCATTGGCCACGACTACTGGTTTATCCGTTGCCAGCAGCACCTGCCTGGCAATTATCGCCTCGGGGCATCCGGCGCACAGCCTGTGCCCGGAAGTGAGCCTCTGGGGCTTGTCGACGAAATCGGCTATCTTCAAACTCTCACCCCCATGAAGTTGATCTTCTCACTCTCTCCGGCCGCAAGCTGACGGAACACGTTCTTAATGTCCGCTGGAGGCACGTCCCTCCCTCCAAGTCCGTAAATATAGTTGACGACCCTTGGTGCATCCTTGGCATCGAGCATCGCTGACCTTACCTCGGGGAACACGGGTCCAGAGGAACCGAAGCTAATGGCACGATCCATGACCGCGACCGCCTTCTTTCCATCCAGCACCTCCAGTATCTCTTTCTCGGGGAATGGCCTGAACATGCGGAGTTTGACACTACCCGCCTTCATACCCTCGGCCCTGAGTTCATCAACGGCGGCTTTGAGGGTGCCTGCAGTGGAGCCGATCGCCATCACGACATAGTCGGCATCATCCGTCATGTAGGGCTCTACGACATTGTAGCGTCTTCCACTGATCTTCTCGAAGTCATCGAAGACCTGATTCACTACCTTGGGCACCCTATTCATTGCCTCAACCTGCTGATACTTATGCTCGAAGTACCAATCGAAATTGTCAAAGGGACCCATGGTCACTGGGTTCTTCACGTCCAGCAAAGGGTACTTGGGCTTAAACTCTCCAACGAAATCCTTTACAACATCGTCGGGAAGGGCTTGCAGGTTCTCGATCGCGTGAGTGATTATGAATCCATCCAACCCGGTCATCACTGGTAGCTGGATATCGGGGTGCTCTGCGATCCTGAAAGCCATTATCGACTGGTCGTAGGCCTCCTGTACGTTCTCCCCGTATAATTGCACCCAGCCAGAATCTCTGGCACCCATCGAATCGCTGTGATCGCAATGTATGTTGATCGGTCCACTTAACGCTCGATTGGCCACTGCCATCACTAAGGGTGTCCTCATGGATGCTGCTACGTACAGCATTTCCCACATGAGAGCCAGTCCAGCTGAGGCGGTGGCGGTTGCGCACCTCGCACCAGCAGCCGAGGCGCCTATGCAGATGGTCATGGCCGAGTGCTCAGACTCAGAACACACATACTCTGTGTCTACCTCGCCGTCGGCGACATAATCAGAAAATGCCTCAACGATGATGGTCTGAGGCGTTATTGGATAGGCCGCCACAACATCGGGATTCACCTGCTTCCAGGCATATGCTATCGCGGTGTCCCCGTTGACTGCCATCAGTTCCATTCACTTTCCCTCCTCTACCATTTCGATGGCTTCCTTGGGGCACACCTTTGCACAGATGCCGCATCCCTTGCAGTACTTGTACTTGAACCCCTCCATCTTCTTTTCTTTGATCACTATGCTATCATCAGGACAGTATATCCAGCAGGTCAGACAGTCGATGCACTTCTCCTTATCCAACACAGGTTTCTTGGAACGCCAGGAACCGGTCTCGTATTCCCTTGCCTTTCCCGCTTCGAGGATCACACCGCCCTCTGGAACATCATGTGCAGTATCTCCAGCCATCAGTCTACCTCCTCGTAGGCCCGCTTGACGCTATTGATATTCTTCTGAATTACTTTATCCGGGAACTTGGCTGAGAATTTGGCCTGAAGCTCGGCGAGAATGCTATCCAACGACACTATACCCGATACCTTCACGAGAGCACCCAACATTGCCGTGTTTGCAATGGGTCGCCCAACCTCTTCCAGAGCGATCTTTGTAGCGTTGACCACGTGGATCTCGCCACCATCGCCGAGGGATTCCAGGAGCTTCTCCTTCCCTTCGGGGTAATTCGCAATGATTGCACCGCCGGTTTTCAATCCGCCGGTGAGGTCCACATGCCCAACCAGTGTGGGATCCAATATGACCACATAATCTGGATTGTACACCTGGCTGTGAACCTTAATCGGTTCGTCGGATATCCTGAAGAACGCCTTGATAGGGGCGCCCATCCTTTCTGGGCCAAACTCAGGGAATGCCTTGATGAATTTGCCTTCTCGTATGGCGGCTCCCGCAAGGAGTTCATTAGCAGTTACTACTCCTTGACCGCCACGTCCATGCCAACGTACTTCAACGGTTTTCACAGCAAACCCTCTGAGATTCAGAACAGCTAAGTTTGTTTTAAATTCTTCTATCGAACCTAAGTCGTGATTAATCGTTAATGTGATTAATTCATTCGATTTATGTCATCTCGGAAACGATTGTCATTAATCACAGGGAGAGAAAGCATACTCGAAAATCACCGTTTGCATTATGAGAGTTCTCGCAATGTCCTCGCCTAATATCGCTAAGATGACTGAAGGACAATCCTGCTTAGGAGGTACCTTTAGGAAAGACCATATCCTTTATCCGACAAGAGGTCATATGGTTAAATACCGGCTTGGAGTTGTGACTCCGGCTTGCCGCTGGGATGCGTTCGGTACGGGGATGAATCATGAAGAAAATACTCAGCATATCCGACCTAAGCGTCAACGACATCGATATAGCGGGCGGTAAGGGTGCGAACCTTGGGGAGCTTACCGAGGCCGGGTTCCAGGTCCCCCCTGGCTTCGTGCTCACCACCGCTGCCTATGATTACTTCCTGGAAGAGAATAATCTGGAGGAAAGACTCCACTCCATATTGTCAGAGCTTGACGAGACTTCCGACAAGTCTCTTCACAAGACATCGAAAGCCATCTGCGATGCCTTCGAGAATGCAGAGATGCCGTCTGAGCTCACAAAGATGACGATCGATGAATTCAATAGGCTCTTCGGGGGAAACGGTCAATACGGCCTGGTCGCCGTAAGATCCAGTGCCACTGCCGAGGACCTCCCGACTGCGAGCTTCGCGGGACAGCAGGAGACTTTCTTGAACGTGTTTGAACCCGAGGATCTTTTGAACAAGGTCAAGCGTTGCTGGGCATCGCTGTTCACTCCCAGGGCAATGTCCTACCGGGCTACTCAAGGATTCGAACATGACAAGATCAAGCTGGCAGTTATCATTCAAAAGATGGTGCGGTCGGATGTTTCCGGAATCATGTTCACGGTGGATCCCAATTCCGAACTTCCCCACATCATCATCGAGGCGGGCTATGGTCTCGGAGAGGCTTTGGTGAGCGGAAAGGTCACTCCCGACACCTATGTCGTGGAAAAGTTTCACAAGCGCATCATCAACAAGCGGGTTGCAAGCCAGACCTGGAAGCTTGTTCGAGGAGAAACCGGGGAGACCATAAGACTCGATATCGAAGAAGATCAGCAGAATGCCCAGAAACTGCCTGATGAGATAATCCTTTCTCTTGCGGAGGTGGGGAATCAGGTCGAACTGCATTATGACCGTCCCATGGACATCGAATGGGCGATGGAGGACGGTGAGCTATATCTTGTACAGGCTAGGCCTGTTACCACCTTAAAATCGAATTCTTCAAACCATCTGCGGATTTCAAAAGGAGGTACCGAGATGACCGTGAAAGATGAGACCAAGGTCGAGAACATAATCACCAAGGGGCTTGCTGCCAGTCCAGGAAGGGTATCTGGCAAGGTGATCCTCCTAGAGGGCGACATGAGCCTTGACTTGGTGGAGAATGGCGATATTCTTGTCACTCAGATGACCACTCCGGACATGGTTCCAGCCATGACCAGGGCCGCCGGGATAGTGACTGACGAAGGGGGAATGACATGCCATGCGGCAATCGTCGCACGAGAACTCGGCATCCCCTGCGTTGTGGGAACCACAAACGCCACGAAGCTCATCCATGACGGTCAGTTGGTCACCGTCGATGGCAACATAGGGGTCATCATCGAAGGCGTAGAGGAGGTCAAGGAAGAGCCGAAGCCGACCATCATGGCGCAGGCTACACCGGTCACCGGGACCAAGATACTGGTCAACATTGGAATACCCCAGAAGGCAGAAGAATATGCTAGGCTGCCAGTTCAGGGAGTCGGTCTAATGCGGATCGAGTTCCTGTTTACGAGCTTCGTAGAGGAGCATCCCCTGAGCCTAATGAAGCAGGGAAGGGGTGAGGAGCTGGTGAACAAACTCGCGAATGGTCTGGCCATCGTGGGCAGGGCCTTCTATCCTCGTCCAGTGGTAGTGAGAACATCTGACTTCAAGACCAACGAGTACCGGGAAATGAAGGGAGGCGAGGCATACGAACCCCAGGAATCCAATCCAATGATAGGTTGGAGAGGATGCTCCCGATATGTATCTGAGGAGTACCACGAGGCCTACAAGCTGGAACTGATGGCGATAAAGAAGGCAAGGGAGGAAATGGGGCTCAAGAATCTCTGGGTAATGCTCCCCTTCGTCCGCACAATCGAGGAGCTAAGGATCATCACCGCGATGATGGACGAGGTTGGTCTCAAGAGAGACAGAGACTTCAAGCTCTATCTCATGGCCGAGGTGCCCTGCAACATTTTCATGGCAGAGGAGTTCTCCGAACACTGTGACGGTTTCTCCATAGGATCCAATGATCTGACCCAGCTGATCATGGGAGCCGACCGGGACTCAGAGATACTTGGGAGAATGGGCTACTTTGATGAGAGGAACGAGGCGATCAAGAGAGCCATAAGCCACCTCATAAGGGTCGCTCACTCCAAGGGCAAGGTTGTTTCAATATGCGGTCAGGCCCCATCGGTCTACCCCGAATTCACCGAGTTCCTTGTGAGAGAGGGCATCGACAGCATTTCCCTGAACCCAGATACCGTGATCAAGACCATTTCCATGGTCGCATCTACGGAGCAGAGGATAATCCTTGAGTCGCTTCGCAAAAGGGATTGAGTTTGCCTTTAGATAACGGAAAAACGATGAAACAGCGCAGCTTCTAATCCCTTAGAAGTCTTGTGGTTATCTCCACGAATGGATGTCTGGAGCCTTCAATGATCTCGACATCCTCCATGGTCTTGAGGCCCCTCTCCTCTGCGCTCTTCTCCATGCCAAGGTCGATCTGGACCTCAGGCTCCAGAACGAAGGCGGAGAACTGCTTGACACCCATGTTCTTGGCTGCGAGAACCCGATGGTGACCGTCCACTACCACGAAATGATCGTTCTTCTGGATCACGATTATCGGTTCTACCAATCCCCGTTTGATCTCGTGTTGCCTTCCTCTCAGTTCATCGGCGTAGATCTCGTGTTGAGTGGGTCTGAGTGATTCGATAGGGACGACCTTGCGGCGAACATTGATACGCACCTGGTTCTTGGATTCTAGAAAGGTCTTCACCATCAGTACCTTGCTGGGGGTTGCCTTCTCGATATGAGAGCGCACGATATCTATATTGGATATTATTCCTACCAGATTTCCTCTCTCGTTGACCACGGGCAGGTTCCTAAGCCCATAGCGAAATAGCACGCGTGTAGCGTCATCGATGCTCATCTTGGGAGAAACAGTGATGGTTCCTCTTCGGATGATATCCTTGACCCTGGATTCTGGGTTTGAGGCAGCCCTGAGAAGCTCCTTGGCGGTTATGAAGCCGACCAGGTGGCCATGCTCTGCAACTGGCAATCCGTGGAACTCGGTTGATATCAGCTTCTCTGTGGCTTCCTCTATGGTGAAGTCTGGGGGAATGGTCACGATGTTCCTGACCATGTAATCCTCGACGAGAACCTTCTTCTCCATTTTCCGCTCCCATTCTCCCTAAGTCAAAGGGGTCTCAAATAAGTTGTGTCCAACATATCAATCTCCAACTTATGCTCGATGTCATATTATCATTGGTTTAGACGATGAGGGTTGCTTGCTCCTGTAGAATCATCTGAAGTCCTTGGACCTCTTGGTGACCGAGGTCAGAATGGATGGCCAGTCATCACCTGTCCGAGCAATAGGACTAAATACAGGTATCCTATTTCCGAGACAACACGAAGGCCCCGGTAGTGTAGCGGCCTATCATCCAGGCCTGTCGTTCTCCCCTGGGGGAGCAGATAGCCTGGGACCCGGGTTCAAATCCCGACCGGGGCGCCACTCCTTTACCATTTTAATTCGGGCGAAGGCGCAATCCCATTATCACGACCACTCCTAAGCCCATCAGGGCGATGATGACCAGGAACGGTGTCCAGTCCTGTGGATCATCTCCCTCATCGACTTGCTGTGATTCCACCGCAACTTCGATGGACACGAGGTTGTTGTCCTCGCTGATCTCGACAACCCCAGCATCGACCTGGAATGCGATCGTGTGATTTCCTACCGTCGGCACCCAATCGAAAACGAAAGAGGCGTTCGATCCGCTCTCCAAAGAGAAGGTCGTTGTGCTCTCTACCAAACCGTCCAGTGTGAATACGAGGATGGCTTGTTCCACATCCAAGGAACCGGAGTTAATCACCACGATCGAGATGGTCACTGCCTCACCCGCGACCGGGGTCTGGTCCATCTGGATGGAATCATTTCCCAAGACGAGTTCGGATACCCGTATCCATATCTCCTGTTGAAACAGGGAGGAGTTATCATTCTCGTCTATCACTATGAGTGAGACCGTGTAATAACCCTCTAGAGTGAAGGTGTGAATTGGATTGACTTCGGTCGAGACCTGACCGTCTCCGAAGTGCCAATGATGGGATATTGAATTTCCATCTGGATCATACGATGTGCTGCTTAGATGAATCATATATGGTGAAGAGGGATCCAAGGACCAGGAGAAGTTCGACACTGGAGCCAGGTTGAGCACATCGAGCACATGGGAGATATTGGACTGGAAGCCTTGATCATCGACGACAGACAGTGTGATCTGATAGACGCCTGGTCTATCGTAAGTATGGTTGGGGGAGGGCGTGTGACTTCCGGTTCCGTCGCCAAAACTCCAGGACCAGTTGACAATGATCCCGTTCTGGTCCAGGGAAAGGTCATGGAAAGAGACCTCCATAAGGCTGTAGACCTTTTCAGGGGAGATGATGAAATTCGCGATGGGAGAGTTATTCTCCACCCTCAACTCCATCATTGTGATGTTCCAATCATCGGCATCATCCCATACGGTCAGACTAATAGTATAATTCCCAGCCTCGGTGAATGAGTGGACAGGATAGCGCAGATTGGAAAAACTACCGTCTCCGAAGTCCCAGTACCATTCCATGATTGCCCCATCCGAGTCCTGAGACAGGTCTATGAAGCTCACTTCCTCTCCTGAGAATAATAAGGAGGGATTGACATCAAAAAGAGCAGTCGGTGGCCTGTTGGTAGCCTGTATGACGATCGAGGCGCTGGCATCTTCTCCGGAATCGTCAATAACCTCCAAGGTAACGTGATAAGAACCCCATTGCTGGAATGAATGCGTGGGATTCCTTAGTGAGGAGTATGTTCCATCGCCGAAGTCCCAGCTCCATCCAACGACCTCCCCATCAATATCGTAGGAGAGATCGTGGAAGTAGATCTCCTGTAAAGTCAGCGGATCGGTTGGAGAACAAGAGAAATCGGCCACTGGAGCTTCGTTTCCCACAACAATGCTGGACCGACTAGAACTTGTTCCCCCGCAATCGTCCCATACAGTCAATTTGATAGAGTATGCTCCTTTTTCAGAGTATGAGTGGCTTGGATTCCGCTCCGTGGTGTTCGTTCCATCACCCATCTCCCACAACCAAGATACGATTTGACCATCATGATCGTATGATCCATCGGTGAACGATATCGTCTCATTCACCTCAGGGAAACTTGGTGAATAGTGAATTACAGCAACGGGAAGACGATTTTGGACTGTAATTATCTTAGAAACGGAGCCCCACTGACGATTGTTGTCCATTACCCAAAGTGTGACGGTGAAGTCCCCGCTTTCCGAGTAGGCGTGGAGCACTTCATCACCGTATTCCATACTGCCGTCCCCAAGATCCCAAGTTCTATTGAGAATCTCACCGTCGGTGTCCCAGGAGTTATCTACGAACCTCACCACATCCCCAGAGTAGGGAGAAGATGGGGTGGAATCGAAAAGAGCCTCGGGTGGTGAGTTGAGTTCTGTGCTCGGAAACATCAGCGGATAGCTATCTACGCATATAGTCCCAGGAATGTCATAGGGGTCATCCCCAATGCCATCAGCATCGGGCCAGTTCTGATCGGGTCCAGAATACCTATCATCAGCGGTGTAGGAGTCCCAGAAATTACCACCCTGTTCATAGGAGCCGTTGAAAGCAGCGTTTGAATCGCAAAATACATCACGGCTGTTCGTTGTGAAATCGTTCCCGATGATGGTGCAGTTGCTGGATCCTACTATCCTCATACCCGCAAAGTTGTCGTGAAAGGAGCAGCTCTCGACCACGATCGATGTTGAGTCGACCAGAAGAAGACCCTCTCCGTTGCCATGAAGGTCAAGTTTTGAAAGAGTTCCATTAGAGCATGATACGATCGCAATATAACCCAGTGAAGAGTTCGCTTCTATCGTGAAATCATCCTCACCCATCATGTAGAGAACCTCCCCAGAGCTGACCTGGTTCCCTCTCACAAAATGTATGAAATGCGAAAGCTCAGTTCCATTGAAGGAAAGATCTCTGGTGCTATCGATGAGCGTGTTGTTGACGAGTGTGAGATTCGTTGATCGGTCCACGTTCAGACCTTCGTCACAGTTGAGGATGGAGCAATTCTCAATTGATAGATCTCTTGAATCTTCAATACTCATCCCGGTGGAGCAGTCCTCTACGACGATGGAACGAATCGACCCTGTAGAATTCTGGATGATCATCGCAGCATTTACCTGAGCCGCAACAAGGACATCGATGTTCACACCGGTGGAGTTGGCGACGTGAACTCCTATCTCACTATCCTCAAATGTGGCATTGAAAATCGTGGGGTGACTTCCTTCGATGTATAGTCCACCGCCGGTGAAGGAGGAGTTTTCAAGGTTCAAGGTACCTTGGACCAACATAATATGGAGTTTGGAATCAAGCGTTTCCAGGTTAGCCCCCACGACCTTCAGATTGGATCCTTCTTCACAGACTATGGCGAGATCGTTTTCGATATTGAAATGGATGGAGGAATTGATTATCTCCAAGTTGCCCCGAACTTGAAATGAGGGATACTGGGATGTGGAATTGATGAATAAGGTGGAATTGATTATCCTCAAAGTCCCGTTCTCCTCAATTGAGAAGAAGAAGTCCTGATAAGATACGACATCACGAATCTCTTCTAGTCCTGTAACCCTGCATCCTACTTCCACCTGGAGTGAGAGCTGGTCATTGGAAGTCCAGTTGTCCGATGTGAGATTTGTCCTGACGGTCAACGTCTGAATCCCAGGATTTGAGGGTGTCCAGATTAGATTCGCCTCAGCGGTTCCGTTCATGGGAACATCAACATTGGTGTAAGAGACGACATCCCCTCCGATCTCCAGCTCGACCGGTATCCCGAACTCGTCAACCCTACCGAGATTGCCTATCAACGCATGAACGCTGCATTCCTCCCCTGCGAATGACTCATCTATTTCGACATCGAGAACGATTGCATCATGCACCCTCTCTTCCACGAAGTGGATCTGGGCCTCAGGATCACCGAGAAGATTGAGGGTCATGAAGCACCACCTCATGGACCCCGTGTCAGAGATCATGGGGACAAGGTCGGTCTTTGCGTCGACAAGGGCGGGACCAAGACCTCGTATGTTCTCCTGGAATATGGCATCGAAGAACTGTTTATCGTACTGCTGTGAAGATCCGTCAGTGTCACCAGGAGAATACCAGCCCTCTCTGGAGTTCACCAGCATGGCAACCGCACCATGTTCCGAGCACAGGAACTCCTCGGCGATGGTGTCCACATTATGGTCAAATCCGCCTATGAAACACGCCTGTGAGAAGAGGATGAAGTACTGGTCGTTGCTCAGAGAATTCACGCTGGATATTGAAAGATCTGCAAAGCTATCGTAATCCCCGTGTCCCATGTGGTTGATCAGTTGAACACCATCATTCATCGCTGTGATGAATGCCTGCGAAGAGAAGGTGCTATCCTTCTCGTAGAGAGTCCTCACCTCAATCTCCAGGTCTCCTTCCGGAAATGTCTCATCTCTGATCTCATCCTTGTAGTCAGCTCCCCAGGTTGGTTTGCTGTCCAGCTTCTCTGCAACTAGAAGAACGGAGTTCAGATACGGCGAGTCGATAGCCTTCTCATAATCGATGACTTTGTTGACGAAGTTGACGGCCTCTTGAGGAGAGTCTACTGTGGCTCTGCCCACATTGACCTCCAACAGGAGATCGGCCTCGTCCCCTAGGCTTCCCCCGCCTTGGTTCCCCCCTTCTCCGTAAATACCATCATTGTCATCATCCCAGCTGCCGTCCAGACCTGCGAAGTATGCATCTGCGGGAATATAGCTGGACAGGCTGTGTATCACTCTCACTTCCCTGCAGGGCAGGATCTCTACATCGCCGGCTAGCAATACATAATCAGTTCCCTTGGTCTGGTAATAGTCAATGATGAAGTTGCGGATCTGGGTTTGGGTATCATTGCCAGTGTCCTTGTGGCTTTGAGGATCGCCCCAGTAAAGAGGA contains:
- a CDS encoding PKD domain-containing protein, with the protein product MPLRQSAHVAILVVSLSAIVLLSSLGTSFSAGTAENSAESWVWGDDLTFPEISFESEEGIWKVVMEDLPLYGGIGEPLLPFESVMVPIPTGFSVTEVYAEFIDLEPIGPFDPIASNIEEIPISGEDDFKFIHSKAIAPQRFFPDERVEFVGVQMQHGSSYALVKVYPAIYDSVTNYLTYAKEAKLTLEAVPLDQELATDSSERTMNSIGLALDSLTATAEYVIITSSSLESSFEPLLEWKMERGSYSRYLQNITGEIVTIESITSNPLYWGDPQSHKDTGNDTQTQIRNFIIDYYQTKGTDYVLLAGDVEILPCREVRVIHSLSSYIPADAYFAGLDGSWDDDNDGIYGEGGNQGGGSLGDEADLLLEVNVGRATVDSPQEAVNFVNKVIDYEKAIDSPYLNSVLLVAEKLDSKPTWGADYKDEIRDETFPEGDLEIEVRTLYEKDSTFSSQAFITAMNDGVQLINHMGHGDYDSFADLSISSVNSLSNDQYFILFSQACFIGGFDHNVDTIAEEFLCSEHGAVAMLVNSREGWYSPGDTDGSSQQYDKQFFDAIFQENIRGLGPALVDAKTDLVPMISDTGSMRWCFMTLNLLGDPEAQIHFVEERVHDAIVLDVEIDESFAGEECSVHALIGNLGRVDEFGIPVELEIGGDVVSYTNVDVPMNGTAEANLIWTPSNPGIQTLTVRTNLTSDNWTSNDQLSLQVEVGCRVTGLEEIRDVVSYQDFFFSIEENGTLRIINSTLFINSTSQYPSFQVRGNLEIINSSIHFNIENDLAIVCEEGSNLKVVGANLETLDSKLHIMLVQGTLNLENSSFTGGGLYIEGSHPTIFNATFEDSEIGVHVANSTGVNIDVLVAAQVNAAMIIQNSTGSIRSIVVEDCSTGMSIEDSRDLSIENCSILNCDEGLNVDRSTNLTLVNNTLIDSTRDLSFNGTELSHFIHFVRGNQVSSGEVLYMMGEDDFTIEANSSLGYIAIVSCSNGTLSKLDLHGNGEGLLLVDSTSIVVESCSFHDNFAGMRIVGSSNCTIIGNDFTTNSRDVFCDSNAAFNGSYEQGGNFWDSYTADDRYSGPDQNWPDADGIGDDPYDIPGTICVDSYPLMFPSTELNSPPEALFDSTPSSPYSGDVVRFVDNSWDTDGEILNRTWDLGDGSMEYGDEVLHAYSESGDFTVTLWVMDNNRQWGSVSKIITVQNRLPVAVIHYSPSFPEVNETISFTDGSYDHDGQIVSWLWEMGDGTNTTERNPSHSYSEKGAYSIKLTVWDDCGGTSSSRSSIVVGNEAPVADFSCSPTDPLTLQEIYFHDLSYDIDGEVVGWSWDFGDGTYSSLRNPTHSFQQWGSYHVTLEVIDDSGEDASASIVIQATNRPPTALFDVNPSLLFSGEEVSFIDLSQDSDGAIMEWYWDFGDGSFSNLRYPVHSFTEAGNYTISLTVWDDADDWNITMMELRVENNSPIANFIISPEKVYSLMEVSFHDLSLDQNGIIVNWSWSFGDGTGSHTPSPNHTYDRPGVYQITLSVVDDQGFQSNISHVLDVLNLAPVSNFSWSLDPSSPYMIHLSSTSYDPDGNSISHHWHFGDGQVSTEVNPIHTFTLEGYYTVSLIVIDENDNSSLFQQEIWIRVSELVLGNDSIQMDQTPVAGEAVTISIVVINSGSLDVEQAILVFTLDGLVESTTTFSLESGSNASFVFDWVPTVGNHTIAFQVDAGVVEISEDNNLVSIEVAVESQQVDEGDDPQDWTPFLVIIALMGLGVVVIMGLRLRPN